The genomic interval CTTACCCCAATGCCGAAGCGACGTTCTACGCCAATGACGACCTTGCAGTGGGCGCTATCCTGGAGGCTCAGCGATTGAGTGTCCGCATCCCGGAAGACATGGCAGTCGCCGGCTTCAATGGGTTGACCATCGGCAATGAGGTCACGCCGCGCTTAACGACCATTGTCTCGCCCCGGCTGACAATGGGGCGGCGAGCCGCGGAGATGCTGGTCGCACGCATTCGGGGAGAGCCGGTACCGCAGCGCATCCGCGATATCGGTTTCAGGCTGCTGGCACAGGAAAGCACCTGAGTCCCGCATGGCATCTCCAAATACCTCCGTGCATCGGTATGGCGTGGCGGCACCGCTCACACTCACGCTGACTCATCAGAGCATTGGCTCGTTCTACATCCTGTCGGTTTCAGCCCTGGCGCCGTTTCTCCAGGACATACTTTCCCGCGCTGAGCTCATAATTGGCCTGTTTCCCTCCCTCGCCTATCTGATCGCCATGGGCAGCAGTCCAATGGCGCATCGGATGTTCAGCCGGTTTGGGCCGCTGGGCACCAGTAACCTGGCGATACTGGTCGGCCTCGCCGGCTATGCGCTTCTAACGCTGACAACGCCATGGGCTTTTTTCATAGCGGCAATACTGATGGGCATTGCCTACGGCCCACTCAACCCAACAAGTTCCGTGGTCCTCAATCAAGTCTCGCCGCCGCATCGACGCAACCTGGTTCTCGCCCTCAAACAGAGTGGCGTGCCACTCGGCGGTGCACTGGCCGGCACCCTGCTACCCGCGATTGCCCTCTATCTTGGCTATGAGATGGCAATCATCATCACCGCTCTGGTCATCGCCGGGCTACTGATCACGTTCTGGCCACGATCCCATCGCATCGATGCAGACATCGAAACGACACCCCACCAGACGTCCACACCCGGGGAGCGGGTTTTTCATCGGGGTTGCCTGCTTCTTGCTTCATCCTCGTTTTGCTACAGCTTCGTACAGCTCGCGCTATCCATGTTCCTGGGGCTGCTGGCATTCCGTCTCGCCGGCATGACACCGGTCGAGGCCGGTCTCGTCCTGACCGTGTTTCATCTTTCGGGAATGATCGGCCGACCGGGCTGGGGAATGATCGCCGATGCCATTCAGCGCTGGGGCAGCGCGCTGCCCATCGTGGGCCTGTTCACGGCCACGCTAACGGGCCTGCTGGTTTTGCTAACGACCCTGGCGGATCCCAGTCCGTGGATGTTCTACGCCCTGGCCATCGGCCTTGGCGCTTGCGCCAGCGGCTGGAACGGGGTGTTTTTTGCCGAACTGGCGCGGGCCGTGCCTGCCCCGGCATTGGGCAGCGTCACGGGCCAGGCACTGAGTATCACTTTCGCTGGCGTGGTGGTTGGGCCCAGCGTGGTCGGCTTCCTTCTCTCAAATGCGGCTCCGTCGCTGGTCCTCGCCGGGTTGGCCGGCATCGCAACGACGGGCTCGCTCCTGAGCTGGTGTGGTGTGACCGCTTCCCGCCGGATCATGAATACAAGCAGTATCAACGAATAAACCAACACCCGCGCACCCAGGTGCGGCGCTGAAAGTCTTTCGGGATGGACCATGCGGTGCGGTCTTCGATGCCGAACTGCGCCTCCAGCGCCGGGTCGAGCTTGAAGCCTTTGCGGTTGGTGGAAAAGATCAGCAGGCCGTCCCGACTCAAACAGGACGCCGCGGCCTGTATGAGTGCGACGTGATCGCGCTGGATGTCCAACTGACCGGCCATGCGCTTTGAGCTGGAAAAACTCGGTGGGTCTAAAAAGATCAGGTCATACCGCTGATCACAGCGCTGCAGCCAGCCCATCACATCCTCTTGAACCAGCGCATGCACGGGGCTGTTGAGTTGATTGCGATTGAGGTTTTGCTGCAACCAGGCGAGATAGGTCTTTGATAAATCCACACTGGTGGTGCTGGCCGCGCCGCCCAGTCCCGCATGCACCGTGGCGGCCCCCGTGTAGGCGTACAAGTTCAGAAAGTGCTGATCCCTGGCCTGCTCACCAATCCACTGGCGCACCGGCCGATGATCCAAAAACAAGCCCGTGTCCAGGTGATCGGTGAGGTTGACGAGCAAGCGGCAGGGCCCTTCCTGTACCTCTAAATACTGACGTTTTTCCGCCAGGCGCTGATACTGCTGCTCGCCGCGCTGGCGCTGCCGGACTTTATAAACGAGCTTTGAAGGTGACGTGTCGAGGGCGCCGGGCAACACACTCAAAGCGGCGCGCAAGCGGGCCTGCGCTTTGCCGGCGTCCACCGTGGCGGGGGCGGCATACTCCTGGACGTGTAACCACCGGCCGTCCTGGCTGTTGTAGACATCCACCGCCAGGGCGTACTCGGGGATGTCCGCGTCATAGACCCGA from Spiribacter sp. 2438 carries:
- a CDS encoding MFS transporter, with translation MASPNTSVHRYGVAAPLTLTLTHQSIGSFYILSVSALAPFLQDILSRAELIIGLFPSLAYLIAMGSSPMAHRMFSRFGPLGTSNLAILVGLAGYALLTLTTPWAFFIAAILMGIAYGPLNPTSSVVLNQVSPPHRRNLVLALKQSGVPLGGALAGTLLPAIALYLGYEMAIIITALVIAGLLITFWPRSHRIDADIETTPHQTSTPGERVFHRGCLLLASSSFCYSFVQLALSMFLGLLAFRLAGMTPVEAGLVLTVFHLSGMIGRPGWGMIADAIQRWGSALPIVGLFTATLTGLLVLLTTLADPSPWMFYALAIGLGACASGWNGVFFAELARAVPAPALGSVTGQALSITFAGVVVGPSVVGFLLSNAAPSLVLAGLAGIATTGSLLSWCGVTASRRIMNTSSINE